From the genome of Flavobacterium luteolum, one region includes:
- the polA gene encoding DNA polymerase I, whose translation MSTQKRLFLLDAYALIFRGYYAFIKNPRINSKGMDTSAIMGFMNSLLDVIKREKPDHLAVAFDKGGSHVRTEMFVDYKANRDATPEAIKIAVPYIQELLKAMHIPIIELEGCEADDLIGTIAKQAEKQNYKVYMVTPDKDFAQLVSENIFMYKPARMGNGIEIWGVPEVLAKFEIERPEQVIDFLGMMGDAIDNIPGLPGVGEVTAKKFLKEFGTMENLLENTHLLKGKMKENIEANKEKGILSKKLAAIITDCDVAFNEEDYELSRPDIEKTDAIFQELEFRRMAEQFDNLFKTDGAQTAAPAPDAKLYKKAQPKNEDQFDLFGGGNTNGENAEIERTSFYNTLENTEHFYQTIQGDLGIKMLLQNLQKQTSVCFDTETTGIDALHAELVGMSFSYEKGKAFYVPFPESQEEAKTLVDKFVPFFENENIEKIGQNLKYDLKILANYGVTVKGKLFDTMIAHYLINPDMRHNMDILAETYLKYSPKSIETLIGKKGKNQLNMRDVPLEDIKEYAAEDADITLQLKEIFTTELDKTETKKLFDEIEIPLVSVLADMETEGIRLDVDFLKAMSSEMEVEIKALEEKIYETAGEKFNLASPKQLGDILFDKLKIGGAKQKKTKTGQYATGEEVLTDLANDNPIVKQILDWRQMVKLQSTYILALPEQVDKKTLRVHTDYMQTVAATGRLSSNNPNLQNIPIRTERGRQIRKAFVARDENHTLISADYSQIELRIIAALSGEENMIKAFQNGEDIHRATAAKVFDVALEEVSREQRSNAKTVNFGIIYGVSAFGLSNQTSLSRSESAALIDAYYKTYPRLKSYISEQVEFAREKGYVQTILGRRRYLKDINSANAVVRSAAERNAVNAPIQGSAADVIKIAMINIHKKLRDENWKSKMLLQVHDELVFDVHNDELEKIQPMIKHEMENAFKLSVPLEVELGMGKDWLEAH comes from the coding sequence ATGTCAACTCAAAAACGCCTTTTTCTTCTAGATGCTTATGCACTAATTTTTCGTGGTTATTACGCTTTTATTAAAAACCCGAGAATCAACTCAAAAGGAATGGATACATCTGCAATTATGGGTTTTATGAACTCACTTTTGGATGTTATTAAAAGAGAAAAACCAGATCACTTGGCTGTTGCTTTTGATAAAGGCGGAAGTCATGTAAGAACTGAAATGTTTGTTGATTACAAAGCCAATCGAGATGCAACTCCAGAAGCAATTAAAATTGCTGTTCCATATATTCAGGAATTATTAAAAGCTATGCACATTCCAATTATTGAACTTGAAGGTTGTGAAGCCGATGATTTAATTGGAACAATTGCGAAACAGGCAGAAAAACAAAACTACAAAGTCTACATGGTAACTCCAGATAAGGATTTTGCCCAATTAGTTTCTGAAAACATTTTTATGTATAAACCTGCCCGTATGGGTAACGGAATCGAAATTTGGGGAGTTCCTGAAGTTTTGGCAAAATTTGAAATCGAAAGGCCTGAACAGGTAATCGATTTTCTTGGAATGATGGGTGATGCAATTGATAACATTCCAGGATTACCAGGTGTTGGAGAAGTGACGGCTAAAAAGTTCCTAAAAGAATTTGGAACAATGGAAAACCTTTTAGAAAATACACATTTACTAAAAGGTAAAATGAAAGAAAATATCGAAGCGAATAAAGAAAAAGGTATTCTTTCTAAAAAACTGGCCGCAATTATCACAGATTGTGATGTGGCTTTTAATGAAGAAGATTACGAACTTTCTCGCCCAGATATCGAAAAAACAGATGCTATTTTTCAAGAATTAGAGTTTAGAAGAATGGCAGAGCAGTTTGACAATTTGTTTAAAACTGATGGCGCGCAAACTGCTGCTCCAGCTCCTGATGCCAAATTGTACAAAAAAGCACAACCTAAAAACGAAGACCAATTTGATCTTTTTGGAGGCGGAAATACGAATGGGGAAAATGCTGAAATCGAAAGAACTTCGTTTTATAATACTTTAGAAAACACAGAGCATTTTTACCAAACCATTCAAGGCGATTTAGGCATTAAAATGCTTTTGCAGAATTTACAAAAACAGACTTCAGTTTGTTTTGATACTGAAACCACAGGAATCGATGCTTTACATGCAGAATTGGTTGGAATGTCTTTCTCTTACGAAAAAGGAAAAGCATTTTATGTGCCGTTTCCAGAAAGTCAGGAAGAAGCAAAAACTTTGGTAGATAAATTTGTTCCGTTTTTTGAAAATGAAAACATCGAGAAAATTGGACAAAACTTAAAATACGATTTAAAAATTCTTGCTAATTACGGCGTTACTGTAAAAGGAAAACTTTTTGACACCATGATTGCGCATTATTTGATTAATCCAGATATGCGTCATAATATGGATATTTTAGCCGAAACATATTTAAAATATTCTCCAAAATCTATTGAAACTTTAATTGGAAAAAAAGGGAAAAATCAGCTTAACATGCGCGATGTTCCTTTAGAAGACATTAAAGAATATGCTGCAGAAGATGCCGATATTACATTACAATTAAAAGAAATCTTTACAACAGAATTAGATAAAACAGAAACTAAAAAGTTATTTGACGAAATCGAAATTCCATTAGTAAGCGTATTGGCCGATATGGAAACGGAAGGAATTCGTTTGGATGTAGATTTCTTAAAAGCAATGTCTTCTGAAATGGAAGTTGAAATCAAAGCTTTAGAAGAAAAAATATATGAAACCGCTGGTGAAAAATTCAACTTGGCTTCTCCAAAACAATTAGGAGATATTTTGTTTGACAAACTAAAAATTGGCGGCGCTAAGCAAAAGAAAACCAAAACGGGACAGTATGCAACTGGCGAAGAAGTTTTGACTGATTTGGCCAATGACAACCCAATTGTAAAACAAATTTTGGATTGGCGTCAAATGGTAAAATTACAGAGTACATACATTCTAGCTTTACCAGAACAGGTAGACAAAAAAACGTTACGCGTTCATACCGATTATATGCAGACTGTTGCGGCAACTGGACGTTTGAGCTCTAATAATCCGAACTTGCAAAATATTCCGATTCGTACCGAAAGAGGCCGTCAGATTCGTAAAGCTTTCGTGGCACGCGATGAAAACCATACTTTAATCTCTGCCGATTACTCTCAAATCGAATTGAGAATTATTGCCGCTTTGAGTGGTGAAGAAAATATGATTAAAGCTTTCCAAAACGGAGAAGACATTCACAGAGCTACCGCAGCAAAAGTTTTTGATGTTGCTCTTGAAGAAGTTTCTCGCGAACAAAGAAGCAATGCCAAAACCGTAAACTTCGGAATTATTTATGGTGTTTCTGCTTTTGGTTTGAGTAATCAAACTTCGCTATCAAGAAGCGAAAGCGCTGCATTGATTGATGCTTATTATAAAACATATCCTCGTCTTAAATCTTATATCTCAGAACAAGTCGAATTTGCACGTGAAAAAGGTTATGTACAAACCATTTTAGGTCGTCGCCGTTATTTAAAAGATATTAATTCGGCCAACGCCGTTGTAAGAAGCGCTGCAGAACGAAATGCTGTAAATGCACCAATTCAAGGAAGCGCAGCCGATGTGATTAAAATTGCAATGATTAATATTCACAAAAAACTTCGTGACGAAAACTGGAAATCAAAAATGTTACTACAAGTACATGATGAGCTTGTGTTCGATGTTCACAACGACGAACTCGAAAAAATTCAGCCTATGATTAAACACGAAATGGAAAATGCTTTCAAATTGTCAGTCCCTTTAGAAGTTGAACTCGGAATGGGTAAAGATTGGCTAGAAGCGCACTAA
- the rplM gene encoding 50S ribosomal protein L13 — protein sequence MDALSYKTVSASKATVTKEWIVVDAEGHNLGRLASKVAMILRGKYKPSYTPHVDCGDNVIVINSEKINLTGTKMNDKIYMRHTGYPGGQRTLTAKVLQAKNPAALVEKAVKGMLPKNKLGAELFRNLNVVVGAEHKHGAQKPRTVNLNDLK from the coding sequence ATGGACGCATTAAGCTACAAAACAGTTTCAGCTAGCAAAGCCACTGTAACTAAAGAGTGGATTGTTGTTGACGCTGAAGGTCATAACTTAGGACGTCTTGCTTCTAAAGTTGCAATGATTTTAAGAGGTAAGTACAAGCCTAGTTACACACCGCACGTTGACTGTGGAGATAACGTAATTGTTATCAACTCAGAAAAAATTAACCTTACAGGTACAAAAATGAATGACAAAATTTACATGCGTCATACAGGTTACCCAGGAGGACAAAGAACTTTAACTGCTAAAGTATTGCAAGCTAAAAATCCAGCTGCATTAGTAGAAAAAGCTGTAAAAGGTATGTTACCTAAGAACAAATTAGGAGCTGAACTTTTTAGAAATCTAAATGTTGTTGTAGGAGCTGAGCACAAACATGGAGCTCAAAAACCTAGAACTGTTAACCTAAATGATCTTAAGTAA
- the rpsI gene encoding 30S ribosomal protein S9, with protein sequence MGVIHKIGRRKTAVARVYVSEGTGNITVNKKEFATYFPTATLQYKVLQPLSMTENAGNFDVKVNVYGGGTTGQAEAVRMALARVMCEVNAENRGILKPEGLLTRDPRMVERKKFGQKKARKRFQFSKR encoded by the coding sequence ATGGGAGTTATTCACAAAATCGGTAGAAGAAAAACCGCTGTTGCACGTGTATATGTTTCTGAAGGAACTGGAAACATCACTGTAAACAAAAAAGAATTCGCAACTTACTTTCCAACTGCAACTTTACAATACAAAGTTTTACAGCCGCTTTCTATGACAGAAAACGCTGGTAACTTTGACGTTAAAGTAAACGTTTACGGAGGTGGTACAACTGGTCAGGCAGAAGCTGTAAGAATGGCATTAGCACGCGTAATGTGTGAAGTTAACGCTGAAAACAGAGGAATCCTTAAACCAGAAGGTTTATTAACAAGAGACCCAAGAATGGTTGAACGTAAGAAATTCGGTCAGAAGAAAGCTCGTAAGAGATTCCAGTTCTCTAAACGTTAA
- a CDS encoding LacI family DNA-binding transcriptional regulator produces the protein MKAKATLKQIAKELGVSVSTVSKALNDSPEISEQTKVKIKEYAKLKNYKPNVIGLNLKNRKTKTIGVIIPNILNSFFAKVFSGIEKVADKKGYNVITCISNESLEKEIHTLEMLSNGTIDGFILSVSEEAQKLQDYNHFSEIINDGTPIVMFDRIADEVDCDKVVVDDFDSALNSTQHLINLGCKNIALISSVDNLSVGKLRADGYLKALKDNNIPVNEKIILRTDSEDDMKSKIDAIFDNKIDGIFALDENDSVAALRVSLKKGYRVPEDISIIGFADGILASRRLSPSLTTVSQHGVEIGEVAAKRLIERLEEPEGTVSEYETIVIKTKLKERESTRKV, from the coding sequence ATGAAAGCTAAAGCAACTCTAAAACAAATTGCGAAAGAACTTGGTGTTTCTGTTTCGACTGTATCTAAAGCGTTGAATGACAGTCCAGAAATTAGTGAACAAACGAAGGTGAAGATTAAGGAGTATGCCAAACTCAAAAACTATAAGCCGAATGTCATTGGTTTGAATCTAAAGAATCGTAAAACAAAAACGATTGGAGTAATTATTCCAAATATTCTAAATTCTTTCTTTGCGAAAGTTTTTAGCGGTATTGAGAAAGTTGCCGATAAAAAAGGATATAATGTAATTACCTGTATCTCTAACGAATCTTTAGAAAAAGAAATCCACACGCTTGAAATGTTAAGCAACGGAACTATTGACGGATTTATTCTTTCGGTTTCTGAAGAAGCTCAAAAGCTTCAGGATTACAATCACTTTTCGGAAATTATTAATGATGGGACGCCAATTGTGATGTTTGACCGTATTGCTGATGAAGTAGACTGTGATAAGGTTGTTGTAGATGATTTCGATTCAGCATTAAATTCGACACAGCATTTAATTAATCTTGGATGTAAAAATATCGCTTTAATATCTTCTGTAGATAATTTAAGTGTTGGAAAATTAAGAGCCGACGGATATTTGAAAGCTTTAAAAGACAATAATATTCCGGTTAATGAAAAAATCATTCTTCGTACCGATTCTGAAGATGATATGAAAAGTAAAATTGATGCAATTTTTGACAATAAAATTGACGGAATTTTTGCCTTGGATGAAAATGATTCAGTTGCAGCTTTGCGAGTAAGTTTGAAAAAAGGATATAGAGTTCCAGAAGATATTTCGATTATTGGTTTTGCAGATGGTATTTTGGCTTCAAGACGTTTATCGCCAAGTTTGACTACGGTAAGTCAGCATGGTGTTGAAATTGGAGAAGTTGCCGCAAAAAGATTAATTGAAAGATTGGAAGAGCCGGAAGGAACAGTTTCTGAATATGAAACGATTGTCATCAAAACAAAATTGAAAGAAAGAGAATCTACAAGAAAAGTATAA
- a CDS encoding sensor histidine kinase, which translates to MKIKHQLAIFNAMTRLLVILILWLMLPILVENVVYHHINNSLLEKKKKFIEHLNQEEINDFIENPDDTTETFSEFSTLHSEFLVLSRMPIKQHQKKTTFTNEYRKIENEESEYRILQHHFTYEGQDYQLEIGSSLSEVNDLTFVIKLFIIIVFVIILFITFLADTFYIEYLLKPFYKIIDTKIRRVNEPEMFDHTPIKAASRDFRELDFVLNQMMDRIAEVFKKEKQFISNVSHELLTPIALLKNKLENLLQNESLDDNAVDKIAGSLKTLDMLKKIINNLLLISRIDNNQYELNEEINLREIVSDLQEDLQDRIDYKEIQFQNRMQNTFVFIGNKTLIHILIYNLVTNAIKYNKPQGKIVIEDGYDDNHYFILVKDSGIGMDESQLEKIFSRFTRISYDQEGQGLGLAIAKSIASFHHIEVTVESQLEQGTSFKLWFQKHN; encoded by the coding sequence GTGAAAATAAAACATCAATTAGCCATTTTTAATGCTATGACCAGGTTGCTGGTCATTTTGATTTTATGGCTGATGCTTCCTATTTTGGTAGAAAATGTGGTGTATCATCATATTAATAATAGTCTGCTGGAGAAAAAGAAAAAGTTTATTGAGCATCTTAATCAAGAGGAAATCAATGATTTTATAGAGAATCCAGATGATACGACAGAGACCTTTTCTGAATTTTCGACACTTCATAGCGAGTTTTTAGTGCTTTCCAGAATGCCGATAAAACAGCATCAGAAGAAAACAACTTTTACCAATGAATATCGCAAGATTGAAAATGAAGAAAGCGAATACAGAATATTACAGCATCATTTTACATACGAAGGGCAAGATTATCAGCTTGAAATTGGAAGTAGTTTAAGCGAGGTAAACGATTTGACTTTTGTAATAAAGCTTTTTATTATCATTGTTTTTGTTATCATTCTATTTATTACTTTTTTGGCTGATACTTTTTACATTGAATATCTTTTAAAACCATTCTATAAAATTATTGATACCAAGATTAGGCGTGTAAACGAACCTGAAATGTTTGATCATACTCCGATAAAAGCGGCTTCAAGAGACTTTAGGGAATTGGATTTTGTTTTGAATCAAATGATGGATCGTATTGCCGAAGTTTTTAAAAAAGAAAAGCAGTTTATTTCGAATGTTTCGCACGAGCTTTTAACTCCGATCGCATTGCTTAAAAATAAACTTGAAAACTTGCTACAGAATGAATCTTTAGATGATAATGCGGTTGATAAAATTGCGGGATCTCTAAAGACGCTGGATATGCTGAAAAAAATTATCAATAATTTATTGCTGATTTCCAGAATAGATAATAACCAATATGAGTTGAATGAAGAGATTAATCTTCGCGAAATCGTTTCTGATTTACAGGAAGACCTTCAAGATCGTATCGATTATAAAGAAATTCAGTTTCAAAATAGGATGCAAAACACTTTTGTTTTCATTGGAAACAAAACTTTAATTCATATTCTGATTTATAATTTAGTAACCAATGCCATAAAATATAATAAACCACAAGGAAAGATTGTCATTGAAGACGGTTATGATGATAATCACTATTTTATTTTGGTAAAAGATTCTGGCATTGGAATGGATGAATCGCAACTAGAAAAAATATTCAGCCGTTTTACCAGAATAAGTTATGATCAGGAAGGGCAGGGCTTAGGTCTTGCAATTGCTAAGAGTATTGCCTCTTTTCATCATATAGAAGTTACTGTAGAATCTCAATTGGAGCAGGGTACTTCTTTTAAATTATGGTTTCAAAAACACAATTAA
- a CDS encoding ferritin-like domain-containing protein, whose product MNILKFIESFTDDNLMNSTGSRRDSFTQFGNIGKNLALASIPFGLSALTNKAFAKDITATPATPIGALQFALTLEYLENEFYAMALDSGVIPASENGGRDLKVFQQIAAHESDHVKFLIAGLGGTASANFVPKPTFDFTVGGAFDPFHDYPTFLALAQAFEDTGVRAYKGQAANLITTPDLLTAALQIHSVEARHASEVRRLRGLKGWISNAERGAGMPAATQAVYDGEGVTMQAGFNTATAFGPAAGSEAYDEPLTTQQVVDIANIFIV is encoded by the coding sequence ATGAACATTTTAAAATTTATAGAATCCTTTACTGATGATAATTTGATGAATAGCACTGGTTCTCGAAGAGACAGTTTTACACAGTTTGGGAATATTGGAAAAAATTTAGCTTTAGCATCAATTCCATTCGGATTGTCAGCTCTCACCAATAAAGCTTTCGCAAAAGACATTACAGCAACACCGGCAACACCTATTGGAGCTTTGCAATTTGCGCTGACCTTAGAATATCTTGAAAACGAATTTTACGCCATGGCTTTAGATTCTGGCGTAATTCCGGCTTCTGAAAATGGCGGGCGTGATTTAAAAGTATTTCAGCAAATAGCGGCACACGAATCTGATCATGTTAAATTTTTAATTGCAGGTTTAGGCGGTACAGCAAGTGCCAATTTCGTTCCTAAACCTACTTTTGACTTTACGGTTGGCGGTGCTTTTGATCCTTTTCATGATTACCCAACATTTTTGGCTTTAGCACAAGCATTTGAAGATACTGGAGTTCGAGCCTACAAAGGACAAGCTGCTAACTTAATTACTACACCCGATTTATTGACTGCAGCATTGCAGATTCATTCTGTTGAAGCACGTCATGCTTCTGAAGTTAGACGACTAAGAGGTTTAAAAGGATGGATCTCTAATGCCGAACGAGGTGCTGGCATGCCTGCAGCAACACAAGCAGTTTATGATGGCGAAGGCGTAACCATGCAAGCAGGATTTAATACAGCAACTGCTTTTGGACCTGCAGCAGGCTCAGAAGCTTATGATGAGCCACTTACAACTCAGCAGGTTGTAGACATCGCTAATATATTTATCGTATAA
- a CDS encoding ferritin-like domain-containing protein, which translates to MKNEVKIHKVNPSLNSRRSFLKLSGLTLMTTGLVLAGCSDNDNNNDMPDTSLPGVRNGVFDLGSGDFGVLSYAYALEQLEADFYTKVVNASSFNTVFSSLEREVLTDLYHHEVVHRDFFKAALNGALPDPSSQLLPSLAFNYGSLNFNSRTEVLATAKALEDTGVAAYNGAGRLIKTADYLLLAGKIVSVEARHAAAIRSLINPNSKDFAGDDIVNMSTGLDDAKDPSKILPIAAGFITTKFTAKYLP; encoded by the coding sequence ATGAAAAACGAAGTTAAAATTCATAAAGTTAACCCTTCACTGAATAGCAGAAGGAGCTTTCTTAAGCTCAGCGGATTAACATTAATGACCACAGGTCTGGTTTTGGCTGGCTGTAGCGATAATGATAACAACAATGATATGCCAGACACTTCTTTGCCAGGAGTAAGAAATGGTGTTTTTGATTTAGGCTCCGGAGATTTTGGAGTATTATCGTATGCTTATGCTCTAGAACAATTAGAAGCCGACTTTTATACTAAAGTTGTTAATGCAAGTAGTTTTAACACTGTATTTAGCAGTCTTGAACGCGAAGTTTTGACTGATTTATACCATCACGAAGTGGTTCACAGAGATTTCTTCAAAGCTGCATTAAATGGAGCACTTCCCGATCCAAGTTCACAATTACTTCCTTCTTTAGCCTTTAATTATGGTTCTTTAAATTTCAACAGCCGCACCGAAGTTCTAGCTACTGCAAAAGCACTAGAAGATACTGGCGTTGCTGCTTATAACGGAGCAGGAAGATTAATTAAAACAGCAGACTACTTATTATTAGCCGGAAAAATTGTTTCAGTTGAAGCCAGACACGCGGCCGCAATAAGAAGTTTAATCAATCCGAATTCGAAAGATTTTGCCGGAGACGATATTGTAAATATGTCAACAGGTTTAGATGACGCAAAAGATCCATCTAAAATCCTACCGATTGCTGCTGGTTTTATTACCACAAAATTTACAGCTAAATACTTGCCTTAA
- the tsf gene encoding translation elongation factor Ts, whose protein sequence is MATITAADVNKLRQSTGAGMMDCKKALVEAEGDFDKAIQILREKGQKVAANRSDRESSEGAAVSFINADQTKGAIITLNCETDFVGKNEAFVTLAKDLVERAINFSNKEEFLASDFNGITVAEKLIEQTGVIGEKIEIGGFEILEGAYVGSYVHVNKIAALTAISAPVANAEALTKDVSMQVASMGADTLSYKDFDPAFVESELAARIAVIEKDNEEAARLGKTLKNVPKYISFSQLTPEVIKQAEEDAKAELKAEGKPEQIWDKILPGKVQRFISDNTTLDQEKALLDQNFIKDDSKKVGDYVKGFNVEITGFKRVTLG, encoded by the coding sequence ATGGCAACAATTACTGCTGCAGACGTAAATAAATTAAGACAATCTACAGGTGCCGGAATGATGGACTGTAAAAAGGCTTTAGTTGAAGCTGAAGGTGATTTCGATAAAGCTATCCAAATCCTTAGAGAAAAAGGACAAAAAGTTGCTGCTAACCGTTCTGACCGTGAGTCTTCTGAAGGAGCTGCTGTTTCTTTTATCAATGCTGACCAAACTAAAGGAGCTATCATCACTTTAAACTGCGAAACTGACTTCGTAGGTAAAAATGAAGCTTTCGTAACTTTAGCTAAAGATTTAGTTGAAAGAGCTATCAACTTCTCTAATAAAGAAGAATTTTTAGCTTCTGATTTCAACGGAATCACTGTTGCTGAAAAATTAATCGAGCAAACTGGTGTTATCGGTGAGAAAATCGAAATCGGTGGTTTCGAAATTTTAGAAGGTGCTTACGTTGGATCTTATGTTCACGTTAATAAAATTGCTGCTTTAACTGCAATTTCTGCTCCAGTTGCTAACGCTGAAGCTTTAACAAAAGACGTTTCTATGCAAGTTGCTTCTATGGGAGCTGATACATTATCTTACAAAGATTTTGATCCTGCTTTCGTTGAATCTGAACTTGCTGCTCGTATTGCTGTAATCGAAAAGGACAATGAAGAAGCTGCACGTTTAGGAAAAACTTTAAAAAATGTTCCTAAATACATCTCTTTCTCTCAATTAACTCCTGAGGTTATCAAACAAGCTGAAGAAGATGCAAAAGCTGAATTAAAAGCTGAAGGTAAACCAGAGCAAATCTGGGATAAAATTCTTCCAGGTAAAGTTCAACGTTTTATCTCTGACAACACTACTTTAGATCAAGAGAAAGCTCTTTTAGATCAAAACTTCATCAAAGATGACAGTAAAAAAGTTGGTGATTACGTAAAAGGATTCAATGTTGAAATTACAGGTTTCAAAAGAGTTACTTTAGGTTAA
- the rpsB gene encoding 30S ribosomal protein S2 produces MANKIEVKELLEAGVHFGHMTRKWDPNMAPYIYMERNGIHIINLYKTAAKIEEANEALKKIAASGRKILFVATKKQAKDIVADKAKAANMPYITERWPGGMLTNFVTIRKAVKKMSSIDKMKKDGTFNTLSKKERLQVDRLRAKLEKNLGSIADMSRLPAALFVVDIKAEHIAIKEAQKLNIPVFAMVDTNSDPREVDYVIPANDDASKSIDKILSLVTTAVIEGLSDRGAEKEVEATEEAPAVEAEAAAPATEE; encoded by the coding sequence ATGGCAAACAAAATAGAAGTAAAAGAATTACTAGAAGCAGGTGTTCACTTCGGACACATGACTAGAAAATGGGATCCAAATATGGCTCCTTACATTTATATGGAGCGTAATGGTATTCACATTATCAATCTATATAAAACTGCAGCTAAAATTGAAGAGGCTAACGAAGCTTTGAAAAAAATCGCTGCATCAGGTAGAAAAATCTTATTCGTAGCTACCAAAAAACAAGCAAAAGACATCGTTGCTGATAAAGCAAAAGCTGCAAACATGCCTTACATCACTGAAAGATGGCCAGGTGGAATGTTGACTAACTTCGTAACTATCAGAAAGGCAGTTAAAAAAATGTCTTCTATTGATAAAATGAAGAAAGATGGTACTTTCAACACTTTATCTAAAAAAGAGCGTTTACAAGTTGATCGTCTACGTGCTAAATTAGAGAAAAACTTAGGTTCAATTGCTGATATGTCTAGATTACCTGCAGCATTGTTCGTAGTAGATATCAAAGCTGAACACATCGCAATAAAAGAAGCTCAAAAATTAAACATTCCAGTTTTCGCAATGGTTGATACGAATTCTGACCCAAGAGAGGTTGATTACGTGATTCCTGCAAATGATGATGCTTCTAAATCAATTGACAAAATTTTATCTTTAGTAACTACTGCAGTAATCGAAGGTCTTTCTGACAGAGGTGCTGAAAAAGAAGTTGAAGCTACTGAAGAAGCTCCTGCTGTTGAGGCTGAAGCTGCTGCTCCTGCAACTGAAGAATAA
- a CDS encoding response regulator transcription factor, with protein MNILIVEDNKELAVEVYDFLCNAGYICKIANNCAEALEEFGSNDYDAMLLDLGLPDGDGFEVLQTIRKTKSKIAVIVLTARGELDDRINGLHLGADDYLTKPFALTELAARLFAVIRRIHGFTLNNLSIHGFLLQLQDYKVSFNETPLSLTKKEFDIFQYLVLNKNRVITRLQLTEHIWGDILEVNSDSNFIDVHVRNLRKKLDKHTTIDWFETVRNVGYRINE; from the coding sequence ATGAATATTTTAATTGTTGAAGATAATAAAGAACTTGCTGTAGAAGTTTACGATTTTTTGTGCAATGCAGGTTATATCTGTAAAATTGCAAATAACTGTGCTGAAGCTTTGGAAGAATTTGGAAGCAATGATTACGATGCCATGCTATTGGATTTGGGTTTGCCTGATGGAGACGGTTTTGAGGTTTTACAGACGATTCGAAAAACAAAATCAAAGATTGCGGTAATTGTACTTACAGCACGCGGAGAATTGGATGACAGGATTAATGGACTTCATCTTGGAGCCGACGATTATTTGACAAAACCTTTTGCTTTGACAGAATTGGCTGCAAGGCTGTTTGCTGTAATTCGCAGGATTCATGGTTTTACTTTAAACAATTTAAGCATTCATGGTTTTCTGCTGCAGCTTCAGGATTATAAAGTGAGCTTTAATGAAACTCCGTTAAGTCTTACCAAAAAAGAATTTGATATTTTTCAGTATCTAGTTCTCAATAAAAATCGAGTTATTACAAGGTTACAATTGACCGAACATATTTGGGGCGATATTCTGGAAGTGAATTCAGATTCTAATTTTATAGATGTTCATGTTCGAAATCTGAGAAAGAAATTAGATAAACATACGACTATAGATTGGTTTGAGACCGTTCGTAATGTGGGTTATCGTATAAACGAATAA